GACCTGCGCGATCGTGCCGCCGCGGATCAGGACGTCGCCGCGAAACGCGGGTGTGCCCGTGGCATCGAAGATACGCGCGTCGCGGATCAGCGTCACGTCGTCCTGCCGCGCGTCGGCGGGCAACACGGTGACGCCGATTACCAGCGCCGCGATCAGGGCGAACAGGGCGCGGATCATCGGGACGGTTCTAGCTTGCGCTCGAAGAAATCGCCCGACGCTTCGAGCGCGGTCAGCCAGCTGGCGTAACGGAAGAAATCGTGGCGTTCGTTCGGCAGCGCCAGTTCCTCGAAAGGGACGCCGCGCGCGGTGAGTTCGCGCGCCAGCAGCAGCGACTGGCGATAGTCGACATTGCGATCGTCGTCTCCATGGACGATCAGGACGGGGGAACGCCATTCATCGATCGCGCCCATCGGCGAGCTGTCCCATTGCAGGCGTTGAATGGCGAGCACCTCGTCCGGCGCATAGGAGTCGGGGACCGAGCGCACCATGGCATGCACCCCGTGCAGGTCGACGCCCGCGGCGAACAGGTCGCTGTCGCGCGCGAGGGCGAGGGCGGTGAGATAGCCGCCCCAGCTTCCGCCCCAGATGCCGATCCGCGCTGGATCGACGCCGGGCCGCGCCGCGAGCCACCGCGCGCCTGCCACGATGTCGCGATATTCCGACGCTCCATCGCGCCCGGTGCCGGGCGCTTCGCGGAAGGCGCGTCCGTAATTGGTGCCACTGCGGTAATTGACCGACAGGACATCGTAGCCCGCCGCTGCGAATTCCTGATTCCGGATATAGGTATTGTGGTAATAGAAATACGGGTGGAAGGCGGCGACCATTTGCCGCCGCGGGCCCCCGTGGGCGAAGATCAGGGCCGGTCGCGCTCCGTTACCCACGCCCCGGAAATATTGGCCATGCACAACCGTACCGTCCTCCGCCGTGAAGGTGACGTTTTCCGGTGCGGGATAGCCCGCGATCGTCGGCTTGCGGCCGAGCGGCTCCATTCCCTCGACGAGAACCATGTGCGCAGGGGACCGGGCGTCGGTCACCGTCGCGGCCAGCCGCTCGCCACCATAGGTGGGGAAGAAGGCGTACTGCCCGTCGCCGGTAAGGCGCTTTGTCTGTCCGCTCGCGATATCGGCTTGCCACAGGGTGCGGCTGTCGAGATTGCCGGGGTTCGCGGAATAGATCACGCCGTGCCCATCCGGGGTGGGCACGAAATTCTCGACCTCGTTTGCATCCGGCGTCAGGTCGCGCGCTGGGCCGCCCGCCGCGGGCACCGCCAAGACATGGAGCCAGCCGCTGCCTTCGTACGGAAACAGGAGATGGCCGGACGCGGTCCAGAACAGGTTGCGCCCGCGTGTGCCGTAATATTGACCGCCGTCGCCTTCGGGCGCGGACCATGCAATGCGAACCGCTCCGGTCGCGATGTCGGCGACGCGCACCGACCAGAAGGATTTGCGGCTGTCGGCGAAGCGGGCGGGCGGATCGCGGAACTGGATGAAGGCGACCGAACCACCGTCGGGCGAAAATACCGGGTCGCTCGAATAGCCGAGCGTCGCGCCCAGATAGCGCAGGTTGCTTTGCGCCACGTCGATCACGCCGACGACGCTGTGGCCGGAGCGCGATTCGAGGAACAGGACCTTCGATCCGTCGGGCGACCAGCTGAAATCGCCTGCGTTGCCGCGCAGATCGGCGATCCGCCGCGCGTCTTCCTCGCCCGCCCGGACCATGATCGACCCGGCGCGGGTGAACAGCAACTTGCGCCCATCGGGGGAAAATACCGGATCGTGACCCTGCCCCATCGGGCTCGGCGGTGAAACGGAAGAGAGGTCCGCGAAGAACACGGTCTGGTTCGGTGCCTCGACGCGTTGGGCGGTGTTGGGCAGGCCGTCGTCGGGAAAGGATGCATCGCCGCCGCGCACGAAAGCGAGCCGCGTTCCGTCCGGCGACAATGCCAGGCCGTAAATCTCGATCCCGTCGTCTTCGCGATAATCGGTCACCTGGCGCGGCGCTTCCCCTGCGCGCGCGACCATCACGTTGCGCACGCCGCGCGTATTTTCCACCCACGCGAAGACCGGTGCCAGCTCCGCGCCGACGAGCCCCGAGGCGAAGGGTATGGCAAGTCGTTCCGCCAGCAGATCGGCGCTCTGGGCGTTCGCTGCTCGATCCGGCACATCGACCTGCGCCAGTGCAGGGCCGGGCGACAGGAGTAGCGCCGTCAGGACAAGGAAAAGCGATCGCATGACGGCTTGCCTAGGGCGCTCCATAGGTTCGTGACAAGCGCAGCGATCCCGCCGCATGCCAACGGGTTATAGGCGGGGGCAAAGGGCGCATGGAACGCCCGAAGCCCGGTTATTTCCGGCCATCCCATGCTTCCACCACCGCGCGCCCTACCGCCGGTCGCAATTCGTGGATGGCTCGGTCGCGATGGCGGGTGGGATGAACGCGATTGGTCAGCAGCGTCCAGGTCATCTCCCGCTCGAAATCGATCCACAGGCCGGTGCCGGTGAAGCCGGTATGCCCGATCGTCGTGCGCGAGCACGCTTCCCCGCCCGACCAGCCGCCATAGGGCAATTCCCATCCATGCGTGCGGTGGTGGAATTGCGAGGTGCGGATGAGGCGTAGCGATTCAGGCGACAGCACCTCGCCCGCCATCAGCGCGCGCGCGAATTCCAGGACGCCGTCCACCGTACCGAACAGTCCCGCATGGCCGGGCGCGCCGCCCAGGGCCGCCGCGTTCTCGTCATGCACCTCGCCCTTCAGGATGCGGTTGCGCCAGGTGCAGAATTCCGTCGCGACTGCCGGCCCCGGAGGCGGCCCGTAGGACAACCCGTCGCCGAGCGGCCAGTCCGACAGCGGTGCGCCCGTGATCCGTTCCACCGCGATCCCGAGCAGGATGAAATTGATGTCGGAATAGACCGGCGAGCCATGCTCCCACGCGCGTTGCAGGACGAAGGCGCGCATGCGCAAGGGGTCGTCGCCATAGGTGTAGATCGGGAAAACGGCGGGCAGGAAGGTCTGATGCGCGAGACATTGGCGAAAGGTGATCCGCCGTTCCGGCGCATGTTCGACATCGTATTGCCGCAGGTCGGGGATTGCGCTCGTCAGCGGCGCGTCGAGATCGAGGCGGCCTTGTTCGGCTAGGGTCAACACCATCGTGGTGGTGGCGATGGTCTTGGAAACCGAGGCCAGATCGAACCAGTGGCCACGCGTGAGGGGCTCGGGTTCGGGCGTAGTCGCGGCATTACCGGCGAACGCGACCGCGCTCGTGCCGTCCGCACCGATGACCCCCAATGCGGCGCAGGGCATCCGCCCTTCCTCGACCATGCGGCGGGCGGGGGCGAAAGCGTGTTCTATATCCATCATGCGGCCTCCACCGGCCCGGCGCTCGGCCCGCGCGAGCGAATTCGCGCGAGGAAGGGAAGGAAGACGATAGCGGCAATACTCGCCGCGCCCGTCAGAGCGAAGAACCCGTCATAGCCGATCACCTGCTGCATTTCGCCCGAAGTTCCTGCCAGCAGCCGCGCGAGCAGGAAGGCGAAGCCCGACAGGAAGGCGTATTGCGCCGCCGGGAAGCGCGGGTTCACCAGCATCGAGAGATAGACCACGAAAACCGCCCCCGCGAGCCCGTTGCCGAGCTGGTCGACGGCGACGCTGGCGTACAGCACCCAACCTTCGGGCGGTTGCCACCACAACCAGACATAGACCCAATTGCCCAGCGCCGCGACCAGCGCGCCTGCCGCGAGAGCCCAGGACAAGCGCCATCTCGCGGCCATCCAACTGCCCAGAGCGACACCGATCATGCTCGCCGGCAAAGCGATTGCGCCATCGGCGATGCCGATCTGGTCCAGCGAATAGCCGCGCGCGTCCCACATCGGATGCGATAGCGTCAGCGCCAGCACGTCGCCGACGCGGTAGAGCGAAACGAATCCTAGCACGACCAGCGTGGCGAAGCCGTAGCGCCAGAAGATGTCGACGAAGGGCCCAAGGGTCGTCGAGCTTAGCAGCGGCGCATCGCTCGGCAGGCGCTTGATCCGCGGCAGGGCCGCCGCGAGCAGCGCGAAGGGCGCGAGAGCGATCGCGATCACGGCAGGGGTCAGATTGGTCTCCGGATCGATCCCCGCGCCCGCCAGCATGCGCAAGGCGAGCCAGCCGACCACGGCGACGATCGCGCAGGACGCGGCGAGGATCACCGCCCCGATCGCCACGCCCGTCCCGAGCGCATGCCAGCGCGCACCGTCGGTGCCGGGCTCGCGACCGGTCAGCGCCAGCACCGGAAAGGGAGCAAACGCGGCCAGCGCGATCGCGAGATAGGCGATCGTCCAGTCCGCGCGCGCCGCGATCAGCACCGCGCCGCTGCCCGCCGCGACCATCGCGCTGCGATAGCCCCAGAGATTGGCCGCCACGATCGGGGCCTGCGCCTCCTGGGTCGGGGCCAGTTCGATACGCCAGCCGTCCGCCGCGACCTCCAGCGTGGTGGTCCAGAAGGCGAGCAGGATTGCGAACAGCGCGACCAGGGCGAGATCGGTGTCGTCGCTGGTGAAGGCCATGCCCACCATCGCGGCGAAGATGCCGAGCTGTGATAGCATGATCCATCCGCGCCGCTTGCCCCAGAACCGCGAGAACCCGGGCACCGAGAACCGGTCGAGCAGCGGCGACCAGAGGAACTTGAAGGTCGGCAGCAGCGCCACCCACGCGAAATAGCCGATGGTCACGATGTCGATGTCGTGCCGCGCCAGCCTCAGCAGCAGCACCGCATTGAACATGAAGAAGGGCAGGCCGGCCGAAAAACCGAGCAGGAGATAGAGCGGCAGGATGCGGGTGCGAAGCTTCCGCCCGCCATCGTAATCGGTGGTCACGTCCAAACGATTTGCTCCCCAGGCTCGATATCGCTGCTGGCCCTTACCCGGCACACGCTTATCGATTGCGGCGATCGATGGGGAGGGGGGAGCGATAGACCGAAGTTATAGGAGCCTTGCAGGCTCGATCGTTGGCGTAACGCTGAATTGGTCGGGGAGACAGGATTCGAACCTGCGACATCCTGCTCCCAAAGCAGGCGCGCTACCGGGCTGCGCTACTCCCCGACCGGGCGCTCGCCTTAGGTTCTCGTAGGGTTGGAGGCAAGGCCGAACCTGTCGGCTGCGGACCGCATTTGTCCAGCGAACGGGCCGCACGACAGGGAGTTGTTTCTCAACAGGATCTGCGGGGAATCCCGTAAAGACGACAGGGGATGGTGAAGGCATGCACGCCCCATGGAACTCCTGTCGGGATCGACGGCGATCGGCCGTATCGAGAGATTTCTCACCAAGGCTGCTGCCTCTGCCGGCGGTCTTGCCCAGCGGGGGCGTGCGAGCGCGGGCCATCGGTGCCCGGATTTCGAACCTTCTTGCAGCATGGAAGACCCATGCTCGAATTGCCGCGCCGACGAGCAGTGGTAGCCTGAACCCCTGCCGTTCTGCAGCTTTGCGGCGGGCGGCACCGTTTGCGATCGAAGGGGAATGCACGCGCAGCGCCGTGGTGGGCCCGGCAGGATTCGAACCCGCGACCTAGCCGTTATGAGCGGCCAGCTCTAACCGCTGAG
Above is a genomic segment from Erythrobacter sp. 3-20A1M containing:
- a CDS encoding prolyl oligopeptidase family serine peptidase — encoded protein: MRSLFLVLTALLLSPGPALAQVDVPDRAANAQSADLLAERLAIPFASGLVGAELAPVFAWVENTRGVRNVMVARAGEAPRQVTDYREDDGIEIYGLALSPDGTRLAFVRGGDASFPDDGLPNTAQRVEAPNQTVFFADLSSVSPPSPMGQGHDPVFSPDGRKLLFTRAGSIMVRAGEEDARRIADLRGNAGDFSWSPDGSKVLFLESRSGHSVVGVIDVAQSNLRYLGATLGYSSDPVFSPDGGSVAFIQFRDPPARFADSRKSFWSVRVADIATGAVRIAWSAPEGDGGQYYGTRGRNLFWTASGHLLFPYEGSGWLHVLAVPAAGGPARDLTPDANEVENFVPTPDGHGVIYSANPGNLDSRTLWQADIASGQTKRLTGDGQYAFFPTYGGERLAATVTDARSPAHMVLVEGMEPLGRKPTIAGYPAPENVTFTAEDGTVVHGQYFRGVGNGARPALIFAHGGPRRQMVAAFHPYFYYHNTYIRNQEFAAAGYDVLSVNYRSGTNYGRAFREAPGTGRDGASEYRDIVAGARWLAARPGVDPARIGIWGGSWGGYLTALALARDSDLFAAGVDLHGVHAMVRSVPDSYAPDEVLAIQRLQWDSSPMGAIDEWRSPVLIVHGDDDRNVDYRQSLLLARELTARGVPFEELALPNERHDFFRYASWLTALEASGDFFERKLEPSR
- a CDS encoding serine hydrolase; the encoded protein is MMDIEHAFAPARRMVEEGRMPCAALGVIGADGTSAVAFAGNAATTPEPEPLTRGHWFDLASVSKTIATTTMVLTLAEQGRLDLDAPLTSAIPDLRQYDVEHAPERRITFRQCLAHQTFLPAVFPIYTYGDDPLRMRAFVLQRAWEHGSPVYSDINFILLGIAVERITGAPLSDWPLGDGLSYGPPPGPAVATEFCTWRNRILKGEVHDENAAALGGAPGHAGLFGTVDGVLEFARALMAGEVLSPESLRLIRTSQFHHRTHGWELPYGGWSGGEACSRTTIGHTGFTGTGLWIDFEREMTWTLLTNRVHPTRHRDRAIHELRPAVGRAVVEAWDGRK
- a CDS encoding permease, coding for MTTDYDGGRKLRTRILPLYLLLGFSAGLPFFMFNAVLLLRLARHDIDIVTIGYFAWVALLPTFKFLWSPLLDRFSVPGFSRFWGKRRGWIMLSQLGIFAAMVGMAFTSDDTDLALVALFAILLAFWTTTLEVAADGWRIELAPTQEAQAPIVAANLWGYRSAMVAAGSGAVLIAARADWTIAYLAIALAAFAPFPVLALTGREPGTDGARWHALGTGVAIGAVILAASCAIVAVVGWLALRMLAGAGIDPETNLTPAVIAIALAPFALLAAALPRIKRLPSDAPLLSSTTLGPFVDIFWRYGFATLVVLGFVSLYRVGDVLALTLSHPMWDARGYSLDQIGIADGAIALPASMIGVALGSWMAARWRLSWALAAGALVAALGNWVYVWLWWQPPEGWVLYASVAVDQLGNGLAGAVFVVYLSMLVNPRFPAAQYAFLSGFAFLLARLLAGTSGEMQQVIGYDGFFALTGAASIAAIVFLPFLARIRSRGPSAGPVEAA